The following proteins come from a genomic window of Oncorhynchus mykiss isolate Arlee chromosome 19, USDA_OmykA_1.1, whole genome shotgun sequence:
- the ivd gene encoding isovaleryl-CoA dehydrogenase, mitochondrial, translated as MFAVRSAFRLGARITEISRRGCAAGLPVDDVVNGLTEEQIQLRQTIRRFLAEKLAPIADEIDKSNEFVGMRDFWRDMGDMGLLGITAPLDYGGSGLGYLDHVIVMEEMSRVSAAVALSYGAHSNLCVNQMVRHGNTKQKDKYMAKLMTGEHVGALAMSEPNAGSDVVSMKLKARKEGDHYVLNGGKFWITNGPDADVLIVYAKTDPEAHQKGITAFIVEKGMPGFSTAQKLDKLGMRGSNTCELIFEDCKIPVENVLGPLNKGVYVMMTGLDLERLVLAAGPIGIMQAVMDFSVPYLHVREAFGQKIGHFQLMQAKMADMYTRLGACRQYLYNVARACDKGHSNSMDCAGVILYCAENATQVALDGIQCLGGNGYINDYPMGRFLRDAKLYEIGAGTSEVRRLIIGRAFNAMYK; from the exons CTCCGACAGACAATCCGGAGGTTCCTAGCCGAGAAACTGGCACCCATTGCCGATGAGATTGACAAGAGCAATGAATTTGTTGGGATGCGG GACTTTTGGAGGGACATGGGTGATATGGGACTTCTGGGTATCACTGCCCCAT tggaTTATGGTGGTTCAGGATTGGGTTACCTAGATCATGTGATTGTGATGGAGGAAATGTCGCGAGTGTCGGCAGCTGTCGCCCTCAGCTACGGGGCCCATTCGAACCTCTGTGTCAATCAGATGGTGCGCCATGGCAACACGAAGCAGAAGGACAAGTACATGGCCAAG CTCATGACAGGAGAGCACGTGGGTGCCTTGGCAATGAGTGAGCCCAACGCCGGATCTGATGTGGTGTCCATGAAACTGAAGGCCAGGAAAGAAG GTGACCACTACGTTCTTAACGGTGGAAAGTTCTGGATCACCAACGGGCCAGATGCAGACGTTCTCATTGTGTACGCTAAGACAGACCCGGAGGCTCACCAAAAGGGCATCACAGCTTTCATTGTGGAGAAG GGTATGCCAGGGTTTAGTACAGCACAGAAGCTGGATAAACTGGGAATGAGGGGATCCAACACTTGTGAACTTATCTTTGAGGACTGCAAGATTCCAG TGGAGAATGTCTTGGGTCCTCTCAACAAGGGAGTCTATGTGATGATGACTGGACTCGACCTGGAGAGACTTGTGCTCGCAGCAGGACCTATCGG CATTATGCAAGCTGTGATGGACTTTTCCGTTCCCTACCTGCACGTTAGAGAAGCTTTCGGACAGAAAATTGGACACTTCCAG TTGATGCAAGCCAAGATGGCTGACATGTACACCCGCCTGGGTGCATGTAGACAGTATTTGTATAACGTGGCACGAGCCTGTGACAAGGGACACTCCAATTCCATG GACTGTGCTGGGGTCATTCTTTATTGTGCTGAGAATGCCACTCAAGTTGCTCTGGATGGAATTCAGTGCCTGG GTGGCAACGGCTACATTAATGATTACCCCATGGGCCGTTTCCTGAGGGACGCCAAGCTGTATGAGATCGGAGCAGGCACCAGTGAGGTGCGCAGGCTCATCATTGGTCGAGCCTTCAATGCCATGTACAAGTAG